Proteins encoded within one genomic window of Rhinoderma darwinii isolate aRhiDar2 chromosome 5, aRhiDar2.hap1, whole genome shotgun sequence:
- the LOC142652498 gene encoding fatty acid-binding protein, adipocyte-like has product MCDELLGTWKLTENNSDDFNKYMEEVGVAFLTRKTACTLKPDVTICKNGDEWTIKTSSTFKNTELSFKLGEEFDETTADGRKVKSIITLENGSLIQKQTWDGKESTINREVKDKRMITTCVFKDVKCTRIYDRK; this is encoded by the exons ATGTGTGATGAATTGCTGGGCACATGGAAACTCACTGAGAACAACAGCGATGATTTCAACAAATACATGGAGGAAGTTG gtgtggcatttctcACCCGCAAAACTGCTTGTACTTTGAAGCCTGACGTGACTATCTGTAAAAATGGGGATGAGTGGACTATAAAAACATCAAGCACCTTTAAGAACACAGAGCTGAGCTTTAAGTTAGGCGAGGAGTTTGATGAAACCACTGCAGATGGCAGGAAGGTCAAG TCAATCATTACTCTTGAGAATGGGTCATTGATACAAAAGCAAACGTGGGATGGCAAAGAGTCTACGATTAATAGAGAAGTGAAAGATAAGCGCATGATCACA ACTTGCGTTTTCAAAGATGTGAAGTGCACTCGTATCTACGACCGAAAATGA